The proteins below are encoded in one region of Rana temporaria chromosome 2, aRanTem1.1, whole genome shotgun sequence:
- the KIAA1522 gene encoding uncharacterized protein KIAA1522 homolog — MSAHTALPPDSDPVPPGQDSDQALEPKKKKHKNGTLRRALSWLRGRKKKKQQSEAKQQDGEKDHSKPDGQSHPIPVQEEESPDNAFFPSRRTALLEDIHSQAQEGLKSLQRKEKHPFEEENKISEPLTEVIEDAFRTRSLSCSTENTDDAMSVRSELIQRKGSTFRPHDSPSWSSGKARRRRKEKRATVVGVPQHIAAELGLRTPSFHRGIHELFSKGQRRPCEKAATTPTVNGVQQDGEEYVVIPTVDGMPAEVPHNGAHISLAAVEKTEAALQRHIEKVYQDDSCIGWKTGQKISPLIIRPKSLAVPGMTTYSSQSDPVSPVMSISPQGTYMSKIIPNAVLPPLVDVVALTRSSVRTLSRCSLASASPASVRGSLHRGRGMSFSSETWSRSQSTETIVSDSSTISSRGGENMLEVSEKHESGLSTGRASPAPSTGTQDGSDAASLCSGRSSVRSVSLRKSKKAPPPPKRTFSLQQQREMGLPPRPEKKTSTKTSNARDPWVPRTEKTTVENEVFLPKVSSPTRSDRTLSPSSGYSSQSGTPTLPVRSLLESPGTRRKTPPKPERSSLKSASSIITSSFSAENNSLHLESPPRSASSMGDQEQQDIIPPHPNVPAPTCPPPIQSIDFLVTPVATPAPSPPPSHHPTPPPVRKSESDAEIPPSALEQATHKESLWPPPPPEDPDLQDFSMADFPPPEEEFFLPPPPSSEPVSNSVTSLTVHSNDNKSMTEAQKNLSKVAKNEMPLDIVETQPDSVPLTNAKPSDTAVIAVNSETPITSVFDTEKDLQKSSVPPTTKAVIVPSAADDSEKILIPPIVYKPHFVATAAAGNAEPKEKLEVNVPQNTLGDQSVCKQESKVSIDNSESTISRSPMDSSASVMPSPAVTTSSALSPAGASPLQLSNVWKPVSAPSSKKLSNNQGTIAQPKEDASLPIVTPSLLQMVRLRSVQARVPQTPFSQIPSGIPAPQKPVRKSLSIRSSQGSDSSQGESPTSTQPSPSPQKTPDSPSAHRSSASAASFVFARGSKKFGFEPHVLQEAESLKRDLVAEIKSPGGPRSPDGKPPIQRKPSKIPPPVARKPSVGMPRTPTSPSNKTGGTAVNVVTSQDAISVPPLSGTTASGTLENHEQQHTSPIEQA, encoded by the exons AAAAACATCCATTTGAAGAGGAAAACAAGATCTCTGAG CCCTTAACTGAAGTCATTGAGGATGCTTTCCGTACTCGCTCTCTTTCCTGCTCGACAGAAAATACAGATGATGCAATGTCCGTTCGTTCAGAGCTAATCCAGCGAAAAG GCTCCACATTTAGGCCTCATGACTCACCCAGTTGGTCATCAGGTAAAGCAAGAAGACGACGCAAAGAGAAGAGAGCAACTGTTGTAGGAGTTCCACAGCACATTGCAGCAGAACTTG GTCTCCGTACACCTTCCTTTCATCGTGGGATCCATGAATTGTTTTCCAAAGGACAAAGACGGCCATGTGAAAAGGCAGCTACAACTCCAACAGTGAATGGGGTACAGCAAGATGGGGAAGAATATGTTGTTATTCCTACAGTGGACGGTATGCCTGCTGAAGTCCCACACAATGGAGCTCACATTTCATTGGCTGCTGTAGAGAAAACAGAAGCTGCTTTGCAACGACACATAGAGAAGGTGTATCAAGATGACAGTTGTATTGGTTGGAAGACTGGTCAGAAGATATCCCCACTCATCATTCGCCCAAAGTCTTTAGCTGTCCCTGGGATGACTACATATTCATCCCAGAGTGACCCAGTAAGTCCTGTCATGTCTATTTCACCTCAAGGAACCTACATGTCTAAAATCATTCCAAATGCAGTTCTTCCTCCTTTAGTTGATGTGGTTGCCTTGACTCGATCTAGCGTTCGAACTTTAAGCCGTTGTAGCCTGGCTTCAGCAAGTCCTGCTTCAGTCCGTGGCTCATTGCATCGGGGAAGGGGTATGTCTTTCTCTAGTGAAACATGGAGCCGTTCACAATCCACAGAGACCATTGTGTCTGATTCTTCCACCATATCCTCTCGAGGTGGTGAAAATATGTTGGAAGTAAGTGAAAAGCATGAATCTGGACTAAGCACTGGCCGGGCATCTCCAGCCCCTAGCACAGGTACCCAAGATGGATCTGATGCTGCCAGTCTGTGCAGCGGTCGCTCATCCGTTCGTAGTGTTTCATTACGAAAAAGCAAAAAGGCTCCTCCACCTCCAAAACGTACCTTTTCATTACAGCAGCAGAGGGAAATGGGACTTCCACCCAGGCCAGAGAAAAAGACCTCAACCAAGACTAGTAATGCCCGGGACCCTTGGGTTCCACGAACAGAAAAAACAACGGTAGAAAATGAGGTGTTTTTACCAAAAGTAAGCTCACCTACTCGATCAGATCGAACATTGTCTCCATCTAGTGGTTACTCAAGCCAGAGTGGGACGCCAACATTGCCTGTCCGTTCTCTTCTCGAGTCTCCAGGTACTCGTAGGAAAACCCCACCTAAGCCAGAAAGATCCAGTCTTAAGTCAGCATCAAGCATTATTACAAGCTCTTTTTCTGCTGAAAACAATTCTCTGCACCTTGAAAGTCCCCCAAGATCTGCATCATCAATGGGAGATCAAGAGCAGCAAGACATAATTCCCCCGCATCCAAATGTACCAGCCCCTACTTGCCCACCACCCATTCAAAGTATTGACTTTCTGGTAACCCCAGTTGCAACTCCCGCCCCTTCTCCACCCCCATCTCATCACCCCACACCCCCACCTGTACGAAAGTCAGAGTCAGATGCTGAGATTCCACCCTCAGCATTGGAACAGGCAACACACAAAGAATCCTTGTGGCCTCCACCTCCTCCAGAGGACCCTGATTTGCAGGACTTCTCTATGGCAGATTTCCCCCCTCCTGAAGAGGAATTCTTTTTGCCCCCACCACCTTCTTCAGAACCAGTTAGTAATAGTGTCACAAGTCTGACTGTCCACAGTAATGATAACAAGTCAATGACTGAAGCACAAAAAAATCTCTCCAAGGTCGCCAAGAATGAGATGCCTTTGGACATTGTTGAAACGCAACCTGATTCTGTGCCTTTAACAAATGCAAAGCCTTCAGATACAGCTGTAATTGCTGTTAATTCAGAGACACCCATTACATCTGTGTTTGACACTGAAAAAGACCTTCAAAAATCTTCAGTGCCTCCCACAACAAAAGCAGTAATAGTACCCTCAGCTGCAGATGATTCAGAGAAAATTTTAATACCACCAATAGTATATAAACCACATTTTGTTGCCACAGCAGCAGCTGGAAATGCTGAACCTAAAGAAAAACTTGAAGTCAATGTACCACAAAACACATTGGGCGATCAATCTGTTTGCAAGCAGGAGTCTAAAGTTTCCATTGATAATTCTGAAAGCACTATATCACGGTCTCCTATGGATTCCTCTGCATCTGTAATGCCATCACCTGCCGTTACCACTAGCTCAGCCCTTTCACCTGCAGGAGCGTCGCCTCTTCAACTGTCAAATGTATGGAAGCCAGTCAGTGCTCCAAGCTCCAAAAAACTGTCAAACAATCAAGGCACCATAGCTCAACCAAAAGAAGATGCAAGCTTGCCTATAGTAACCCCTTCCTTGTTGCAGATGGTTCGTTTGCGATCTGTGCAAGCCAGGGTCCCACAAACTCCATTTTCTCAAATCCCTTCAGGAATTCCTGCTCCCCAAAAACCTGTGCGCAAGTCACTCTCTATCAGATCTTCTCAGGGATCAGATTCATCACAAGGAGAAAGCCCCACATCCACACAGCCATCTCCAAGTCCACAAAAAACACCAGATTCCCCCTCTGCACACAGATCATCAGCCTCCGCAGCTAGTTTTGTATTTGCTAGAGGATCCAAGAAGTTTGGGTTTGAGCCTCATGTTTTACAAGAAGCTGAGTCATTAAAAAGAGACTTGGTAGCAGAAATCAAATCACCAGGAGGACCACGCAGCCCAGATGGAAAACCCCCAATACAGCGTAAACCTAGCAAAATCCCCCCACCTGTAGCAAGGAAGCCATCAGTAGGAATGCCCCGGACTCCTACAAGCCCTTCAAATAAAACAGGTGGCACAGCTGTCAATGTAGTCACATCACAGGATGCAATATCAGTTCCACCTTTGTCTGGGACTACTGCAAGTGGAACACTGGAAAACCATGAGCAGCAGCACACAAGCCCAATAGAACAAG CCTAG